The DNA window GCGTCCCATCAGGAGCGCGTATTCGGATGGTAAGGGCAAGCAAAAATTTCCGCGCGGATCAGTCTGGCGCCACCATGGTGGAGGTGACAATCCTCATGCCGCTGCTGCTGACCCTGCTGTTTGGTTTTGTCGATTTCGGCTACGCCTTCTACCAGTGGAACGCCGCCAACAAGGCCGTACAGGCCGGTGCAAGGCTGGCGCAGATTTCCACCCCGGTCGCCAGCGGACTTTTACTTGAGGCAAAGACGCCCACCGACTCACTGGACGTAGGCAAAGCGGTTCCTGCCAATGCCTATGATGCCACTACCTATAATTACATCTGCACGGCCAACAGCGCGGGTGCTGTCTCATGCACTTGCGGCGCGAGCGCCGCGTGCAAGAACCTCAATGCCAGCCAGCCTGCGTTCGATTTCATCTTCAACGGCAGCGGCAGCCGGGCCGGAATGAATACGTTCCTGCCAATTCTAAAGAAGTCCGAGGTCAGGATCCAATACCAGGCATCCGGTCTCGGTTATTGGACGCGTCCCAGCGGGCCGGTGCCGACCATCACCGTCAGCATCACAAACCATCCCTTCCAGTTCTTCTTTCTGGGCGCACTGCTCAGTTTCGCAAACATCACCATGCCCTCCATGCTGAGCACGGTCACGGGCGAAGACATGAAGAGCACCTGGCCATGAATGCCATCAACACCAAGGTTACGCCGACCAAGCGAAAGCAGGTGGCGCTGTTCTCGTCGGATCCGAATTTCAAGCGCGATGTGGCGACGCGGCTCGATGCGCTGGCTATCTATGACGTCAGGGTTTCGGAGACGAGCGACTTTCTCAAGGGGCCGCCCGCGGACACGCGCCCGGGTATCGTCATTCTCGATTTCGGCGATGGCGAGTTGCTCGGCAGGCCCGGCATCGTCGAGGCGCGCGCGCTCTGGGCCAACGTGCCGCTGATCGCGGTTTCCGACGAGCTGACGTCGGAACAGACGCGCGTCTTGGTGCGCATGAACGCCTCGGACTGGCTGCACAAGCCGCTCGACGGCAAGGAGCTGCTCAACGCGGTGACCTTCCACGACACCGGCAACCAGGGAACGAAAAGCCGGATCATCACCTTCATCAGCGCCAGCGGCGGTGCGGGCGCGACGACGCTGGCGCTGTCGGCGGCCGAATTCCTGGCGTCGAAATCGGGCGAGCGCGCGGCGTCCACCTGTCTCGTTGACCTGGATTTCCAGAGCGCCAATTGCGGCGCCTACCTCAATTTGTTCAACCAGTTCGACCTTGCCGGCATCATCGGCCAGCCGGAACGGCTCGATGTCGAGTTGATGGATGTCATCAAGCTGTCGCGCCCGTCCGGCCTCACCCTCTACGCCTTCGAGCGGCCGC is part of the Mesorhizobium loti genome and encodes:
- a CDS encoding pilus assembly protein codes for the protein MVRASKNFRADQSGATMVEVTILMPLLLTLLFGFVDFGYAFYQWNAANKAVQAGARLAQISTPVASGLLLEAKTPTDSLDVGKAVPANAYDATTYNYICTANSAGAVSCTCGASAACKNLNASQPAFDFIFNGSGSRAGMNTFLPILKKSEVRIQYQASGLGYWTRPSGPVPTITVSITNHPFQFFFLGALLSFANITMPSMLSTVTGEDMKSTWP
- a CDS encoding AAA family ATPase, which produces MNAINTKVTPTKRKQVALFSSDPNFKRDVATRLDALAIYDVRVSETSDFLKGPPADTRPGIVILDFGDGELLGRPGIVEARALWANVPLIAVSDELTSEQTRVLVRMNASDWLHKPLDGKELLNAVTFHDTGNQGTKSRIITFISASGGAGATTLALSAAEFLASKSGERAASTCLVDLDFQSANCGAYLNLFNQFDLAGIIGQPERLDVELMDVIKLSRPSGLTLYAFERPQLPFEPHGSDFVFRLLDLVAYRFDDIVIDLPNLETPWHNSVLSTSDEIFIVFELNVASLRQGKRLYKKIRELRGNAVNITLVANKHKRKWFGNHFSRSELEKIFKAPHIKSVALDNALLTDALNRAIPPSEVDGRARFNKDLKRMFKERLDDAAR